A window of Pullulanibacillus sp. KACC 23026 genomic DNA:
TCTATTCCTATACATAAAAAAACAAAATAGATGGATGTCTCGAGAGAATTCGTTTTTATTCTTCACATTAGGAGGAAAAAAATGAATAATGGTTCTGCAAAAACGCAAAAAATCCTGGCCATTATGTTCTCTAGTGTTTTAACTTTGGGAGTTTTGGGAGGCTGCGGCCCAAGTGAAGCAACATCAAATTCCTCAAATGCTGCCAGCCTCAATTCTGGACCGATGAAGCTAAGTATCATGATGCCTTCATTTGACCCAGATCTTGCAACTGATGATAGTCCTGTAGTTAAAAAACTTGATAAAAACACAAACACAGATATTCATCTTCAATGGGTGCCAAGTGATAGTTATCAAGACAAATTCAATGTCATGCTAGCCTCAGGAAATTTACCAGACATCATGGTCGTTGCTGATCAAACAAATCCTGCTTTTGTCAAAGCGGCTGAAGCGGGTCAGTTCTGGGATGTGGGGCCGTATCTCAAAGACTATAAAAATTTAAGCCAACTTAGTTCAGTTGTTAAGCAAAATGCCTCAATCAATGGACATCTATACGGGGTTCCGCGTCTTAGACCTCTAGGACGAAATGGAGTAGCTATTCGAAAGGATTGGCTTAATAACTTAGGCTTACAAGAACCTAAAACGATTGATGACTTTTATAATGTATTGAAAGCGTTTAAAAATGGTGATCCGGATAAAGACGGAAAGAACGACACGTATGGTCTAACCGTATTCCAAGACACCGGAGCTTGGACTGATATGGAAGCTTGGTTTGGTGTCCCTAATCAATGGGGGAAAACGGCTGATGGGTCTTTAAAGCCTTACTTTGAATTTCCGCAATACCAAACTGCTCTGGATTTTTTCAAAAAGCTATATGATGAAAGATTAATTAATCAAGATTTTGCCGCTCTTCCAGGCTCGAAAGCACTTGATGACATTGAATCCGGCAAATCAGGTGTTGATGTCGGTGTCATTGATGACGCGCACAGAATCGAGCTCGCTCTGGATCAAAAAGTTTATGGCACAAATGCCACGATTGAACAACAAGAAAAGAAGACTTATATGACGGCACTTGGTGGAGTTGCTGGACCAGACGGATTGAAAATTATGCCTACATCCGGACTTGCCGGATTACTCGCTATTCCAAAAACGTCAGTTAAGACAGTAACACAATTGAAACAAGTTCTTAAGTTCTTAGATGAGCTAAATGACAAAGATAATC
This region includes:
- a CDS encoding extracellular solute-binding protein, yielding MNNGSAKTQKILAIMFSSVLTLGVLGGCGPSEATSNSSNAASLNSGPMKLSIMMPSFDPDLATDDSPVVKKLDKNTNTDIHLQWVPSDSYQDKFNVMLASGNLPDIMVVADQTNPAFVKAAEAGQFWDVGPYLKDYKNLSQLSSVVKQNASINGHLYGVPRLRPLGRNGVAIRKDWLNNLGLQEPKTIDDFYNVLKAFKNGDPDKDGKNDTYGLTVFQDTGAWTDMEAWFGVPNQWGKTADGSLKPYFEFPQYQTALDFFKKLYDERLINQDFAALPGSKALDDIESGKSGVDVGVIDDAHRIELALDQKVYGTNATIEQQEKKTYMTALGGVAGPDGLKIMPTSGLAGLLAIPKTSVKTVTQLKQVLKFLDELNDKDNQVLLYNGIEGQQYTLQDGYAVFSTDQKKMKQIHDINQMQMFLPKDESIQLYQTPLRKKENQIEIDDEQIVVVNPAAGLISQTYQQRGAQLDQIINDAMIQYISGQIDKSGLQDAVKQWKVQGGDQVVKEINDLYQKEQN